The proteins below come from a single Iocasia fonsfrigidae genomic window:
- a CDS encoding L-2-amino-thiazoline-4-carboxylic acid hydrolase, whose product MNTEVKLSVLQSIYTNVLAESVFYYNKEGILNEIVKEKKEKSFVSGKGLVENFGIKYPEEVFTWCSEVFNCAVWDINKTEDGFLAIAEKCKLCDICKKLGAGMPCYIYCLNPMEGMVKGINSDIKFKVLETLWKGKKCKVEIIVNNDLK is encoded by the coding sequence ATGAATACAGAAGTAAAACTTAGTGTATTACAAAGTATTTATACAAATGTATTGGCAGAATCAGTATTTTATTATAATAAAGAAGGTATTTTAAATGAGATTGTAAAGGAGAAAAAGGAAAAGAGTTTTGTTTCAGGAAAGGGTTTAGTAGAGAATTTTGGTATCAAGTATCCCGAAGAGGTTTTTACATGGTGTTCTGAGGTGTTTAACTGTGCAGTTTGGGATATTAATAAAACAGAAGATGGTTTTTTAGCTATAGCAGAAAAATGTAAGCTTTGTGATATTTGTAAAAAACTTGGGGCGGGGATGCCTTGCTATATATATTGTCTTAATCCGATGGAAGGAATGGTAAAGGGAATAAATTCAGATATTAAGTTCAAGGTATTAGAGACATTATGGAAAGGGAAAAAATGCAAAGTAGAGATTATAGTTAATAATGATTTGAAATAG
- a CDS encoding methyltransferase family protein — MLKAKQVKQKINNQKKAILKNMILYFISAIVFFLCSGSILVIRGWVYYLLVISGAVINNYLLLKYNPEVLSSRAEEGSNTKKWDKIILGFYTLIHIFIIPVISGLGFRFDWLQLSAQYIFLGVLLYLVSLIIITWAMVINKHFEGTVRIQTDRNQAIIEKGPYKYIRHPGNLGMILTSFVQPVIIGYVYTFIPGILAVIFVVIRTKLEDDMLQRDLDGYIDYAEKVKYRLIIKLW, encoded by the coding sequence ATGCTAAAAGCAAAACAAGTAAAACAAAAAATAAATAATCAAAAAAAAGCCATTTTAAAAAATATGATTTTATATTTTATATCAGCAATTGTGTTTTTTTTATGTAGTGGTAGCATATTGGTTATTAGGGGATGGGTTTACTATTTGTTGGTTATCTCTGGGGCAGTAATCAATAATTATTTATTATTAAAATATAATCCAGAAGTATTGAGTTCAAGAGCAGAAGAAGGGAGTAATACAAAAAAATGGGATAAAATAATACTTGGGTTTTATACTTTAATCCATATTTTTATTATACCTGTTATTTCAGGCCTAGGTTTTAGGTTTGACTGGTTACAACTATCAGCTCAATATATTTTTTTGGGTGTTTTACTCTATCTAGTATCCTTAATTATAATTACCTGGGCCATGGTAATAAATAAACATTTTGAGGGAACAGTTCGTATACAAACTGATAGGAATCAGGCGATAATAGAAAAGGGACCATATAAATATATAAGACATCCTGGTAATTTAGGTATGATTTTAACATCATTTGTTCAGCCGGTAATTATTGGTTATGTTTATACATTTATACCAGGAATTTTGGCTGTGATTTTTGTGGTAATTAGAACTAAATTGGAAGATGATATGTTACAAAGAGACTTAGATGGTTATATAGATTATGCTGAGAAAGTTAAGTATAGATTAATTATTAAATTATGGTAA
- a CDS encoding methyltransferase family protein, with protein sequence MKIIEYYLNLKPNIMMSFGFILIIFIGFLGEYFSWARIPYQPLSNIIGGIIFITGWLFHKHCHSFHKKAHLRSDQIKSIIKSGPFAIIRHPMYLSLILMYLGVSMTWGIIWMFIPFIVFSSFIIIIAIREETYLLNELGSEYKDYIDEVSWRFIPKLF encoded by the coding sequence ATGAAAATAATAGAATACTACTTGAATCTAAAACCAAATATTATGATGTCATTTGGATTTATTTTAATTATTTTTATCGGTTTTTTAGGTGAATATTTTTCATGGGCAAGAATACCTTATCAACCACTATCAAATATTATAGGGGGTATAATATTTATTACAGGCTGGTTATTTCATAAACACTGTCACAGCTTTCATAAAAAAGCCCATTTAAGATCAGACCAAATCAAGAGCATTATAAAGTCAGGTCCATTTGCTATCATTCGTCATCCAATGTATTTAAGCTTAATTCTAATGTATTTAGGTGTAAGCATGACCTGGGGAATTATCTGGATGTTTATTCCCTTTATTGTCTTTTCCTCATTTATTATTATAATTGCAATAAGGGAAGAAACTTATTTATTAAATGAATTAGGTTCTGAATACAAGGACTATATTGATGAGGTCTCCTGGCGTTTTATACCCAAATTATTCTAA
- a CDS encoding sugar phosphate isomerase/epimerase family protein has translation MKLGFVSSILEDYDFEELVDIASDMGYQCIEVACWPQGKAERRYAGVSHLDVDNLTDNKVSYIKDYCNSKNIEISSLAYYPNTMDGNLNKRKENIEHLRKVIAASAEFKINLVTTFIGRDQNKTVEENIELFKEIWPPIIRYAEEKGVKIAIENCPMLFEADQWPGGQNLFTSPKIWRKLFEIIPNENFGINLDPSHFVWQMMDYILPIYEFKDRIFHVHFKDIKLDVEQLKNVGIMAYPLEYMRPKLPGLGDVDWGAYVSALTDIGYNGYSCIEIEDRAFEGSKERVLDSLRISKKYLEQFVI, from the coding sequence ATGAAATTAGGTTTTGTAAGTTCAATTCTTGAGGATTATGATTTTGAAGAATTAGTTGATATTGCAAGTGATATGGGATATCAATGTATTGAAGTTGCCTGCTGGCCGCAGGGCAAGGCTGAGCGTCGTTATGCAGGGGTAAGTCATCTTGATGTAGATAATCTCACTGATAATAAAGTATCATATATAAAAGACTATTGTAACAGTAAAAATATAGAAATATCTTCTCTGGCTTATTATCCGAATACTATGGATGGTAATTTGAATAAACGCAAAGAAAATATTGAACATTTGAGAAAAGTGATTGCTGCTAGTGCAGAATTTAAAATTAATCTTGTTACCACTTTTATTGGAAGGGATCAAAATAAAACAGTTGAAGAAAATATTGAATTATTTAAAGAAATATGGCCGCCAATAATAAGGTATGCTGAGGAAAAAGGTGTTAAGATAGCTATTGAAAATTGTCCAATGCTTTTTGAGGCAGATCAATGGCCTGGAGGACAAAATCTCTTTACTTCTCCTAAAATCTGGAGAAAATTATTTGAGATTATCCCTAATGAAAATTTCGGTATTAATTTAGATCCCAGTCACTTTGTCTGGCAGATGATGGATTATATTTTACCTATTTATGAATTTAAAGATAGAATTTTTCATGTTCATTTTAAAGATATTAAACTCGATGTTGAGCAATTAAAGAATGTAGGAATTATGGCATATCCCCTTGAATATATGCGACCTAAACTGCCTGGTCTTGGTGATGTAGATTGGGGGGCATATGTATCTGCCTTAACTGACATAGGGTATAATGGATATTCCTGTATTGAAATAGAAGATAGAGCTTTTGAAGGTAGTAAAGAACGTGTTCTTGATAGTTTGCGAATTTCTAAAAAGTATTTAGAGCAATTTGTAATTTAA
- a CDS encoding Gfo/Idh/MocA family protein produces the protein MYKIGIIGCGKIAQVRHIPEYMDNKNTEIIGYYDRNINRAEEMGDKYNGKVYTSYQELLKDTKIDAVSICTANHVHAEISIAALKAGKHVLCEKPMATSLEECEEMVKTADETGKYLLIGHNQRFAKAHIKAKELINQGLIGNIISFKTTFGHSGPETWSIDPGKNVWFFDKQEAAMGAMADLGIHKTDLIQFLTGDVVVEATAKVVTLDKKDSQGNLIGVDDNAICIYKMSSGIIGTMTASWNYYGSEDNSTILYGTKGIMSIYDDPQYSIKVMLKNGENIYYDIDKIQTNDEQTKSGVIDHFIECLMEKKKSEISGVEAIKAMRAIFASIESSKTGRSIVVKQD, from the coding sequence ATGTATAAAATAGGAATAATTGGTTGCGGAAAAATTGCCCAAGTGCGGCATATACCAGAATATATGGACAATAAAAACACTGAAATTATAGGTTATTATGATAGAAATATAAATAGGGCAGAAGAGATGGGAGACAAATATAATGGAAAAGTTTATACATCATATCAGGAATTACTGAAGGATACTAAAATAGATGCTGTAAGTATCTGTACTGCTAATCATGTTCATGCTGAAATAAGCATTGCTGCCCTTAAAGCAGGAAAACATGTCTTGTGTGAAAAGCCAATGGCCACATCGCTTGAAGAATGTGAAGAAATGGTCAAAACAGCCGACGAAACAGGGAAATATCTGCTGATAGGACATAATCAACGCTTTGCCAAGGCCCATATAAAGGCTAAAGAGTTGATTAATCAAGGGTTAATAGGAAATATTATAAGTTTTAAAACAACTTTTGGACATAGTGGCCCAGAAACATGGAGTATTGATCCTGGTAAAAATGTCTGGTTTTTTGATAAACAAGAGGCTGCTATGGGGGCTATGGCAGATCTGGGAATACATAAAACAGATTTAATTCAATTTTTAACAGGGGATGTTGTAGTAGAGGCTACTGCTAAGGTGGTGACTTTAGACAAGAAGGATTCACAGGGAAATCTTATTGGAGTAGATGATAATGCAATTTGTATTTATAAAATGAGTAGTGGCATCATTGGTACAATGACGGCTAGTTGGAATTATTATGGTTCAGAAGATAATAGTACTATTTTATATGGAACAAAAGGAATTATGAGTATTTACGATGATCCACAATACTCCATTAAAGTAATGCTTAAAAATGGAGAAAATATCTATTATGACATTGATAAAATTCAAACCAATGATGAGCAAACAAAATCAGGTGTTATTGATCATTTTATTGAATGTCTTATGGAAAAGAAAAAATCTGAGATTTCTGGTGTAGAGGCAATAAAGGCAATGAGGGCGATTTTTGCCAGTATTGAGTCATCAAAAACCGGACGCTCTATTGTTGTCAAACAAGATTAA
- a CDS encoding ABC transporter permease, with protein sequence MERNSNDKNKNRFLHWFLHKWSTEPIFSTAVALFIMIILQTLTLGFSYDSFGAWFYSWINNWINILRNNAGVGIIALGMTFVIMSGGIDLSVGSTLASVGAVMMVLLDSGPNGILCNMGITGVSVIIIAIIIGTGFGILLGNLIGLLITKGRIPPFIATLGTMKIYRSVTQHFMQGFLPRVPREFLQISGFKMGKYMLMPIIYWLIIAAVLYFISKRTTFGRQVIAIGSNECSAKLSGVNVNRVKRRVYALMGLLVAFSAIIQVSRIGSMDFANAGSGYEMDAIAAAVVGGTSMSGGRGAIIGTVFGMLIIAVMNNLLNLLGVPPFLREAFKGLILVAAVLLQKKD encoded by the coding sequence ATGGAAAGAAACAGTAATGATAAAAACAAAAATAGATTTTTACATTGGTTTTTACATAAATGGTCTACTGAACCCATTTTTAGCACAGCAGTTGCGTTATTTATTATGATTATTTTGCAGACATTAACTTTAGGGTTCAGTTATGATTCGTTTGGGGCCTGGTTTTATTCCTGGATTAATAACTGGATAAATATTTTACGAAATAATGCAGGGGTTGGAATTATAGCTTTAGGGATGACTTTTGTTATTATGTCTGGTGGAATAGACTTGTCAGTAGGTTCAACTCTTGCCTCAGTTGGAGCTGTAATGATGGTGCTGCTGGATAGCGGTCCTAATGGGATTCTTTGCAATATGGGAATTACTGGTGTGTCAGTAATTATTATTGCTATTATTATAGGAACGGGTTTTGGTATTCTACTTGGTAACTTAATAGGTTTATTAATAACAAAGGGGCGAATTCCACCATTTATTGCTACTTTAGGAACAATGAAAATATATCGTAGTGTAACCCAACATTTTATGCAGGGATTTCTCCCCAGGGTACCAAGGGAATTTTTGCAGATTTCCGGTTTTAAAATGGGGAAATATATGCTGATGCCTATTATTTACTGGCTAATTATTGCAGCAGTTCTGTATTTTATATCCAAAAGAACGACTTTTGGTAGGCAGGTGATTGCTATTGGCTCAAATGAGTGTTCAGCAAAGCTGTCAGGAGTCAATGTGAACCGTGTAAAACGGCGTGTTTATGCCCTGATGGGATTATTGGTAGCCTTTTCAGCTATTATTCAAGTGTCGCGAATTGGTTCAATGGATTTTGCCAATGCAGGTAGTGGCTATGAGATGGATGCCATTGCAGCTGCGGTTGTTGGAGGAACTAGCATGAGCGGTGGTCGAGGAGCCATCATTGGTACAGTATTTGGTATGTTAATTATTGCGGTGATGAACAACTTGTTAAATCTCCTGGGAGTACCACCGTTTTTAAGAGAGGCTTTTAAGGGTTTGATTTTGGTTGCTGCGGTTCTACTTCAAAAAAAAGATTAA
- a CDS encoding sugar ABC transporter ATP-binding protein: MKIEMRDICKAFGANIVLKNVSFSIKGGEVCALLGENGAGKSTLMNILGGVVSMDSGDIYLDDKKTQFDMPADSLDAGIAFVHQELNLINDLPIYENMFIGREIKKKGGVLDLEKMIFETQEVFERMDVELNPRTMVRDLDTSYKQIVEICRAIMMDASIIIMDEPTTSLTDSEIKRVFQMMETLKSHDVGIVFISHKLGEVMEFCDRYTVLRNGVLAAEGPVDDVTTDDLARFMVGHDVRTISLQCSRELGREVLRVEGLSDDNNFSNISFSVRAGEILGVTGLLGDGRSELFKAIFGNGDICSGKIYLAEKLTQVNNTTQAVEKGIGYLPRNRKENGIIKDMNIFENGSIVTWPKFSKWGIINKKTQEEEFEKQVKDLKIKMSLKTDLINSLSGGNQQKVVLAKWLIANPNLLILDNPTQGVDVGAKEEIYDIILRLAKENIAIVVLSSEAKEIIRICDRALVMYHGVLQGEVSGETMNKHDIMRLATGGTIALNQREGT; the protein is encoded by the coding sequence ATGAAGATAGAAATGAGAGATATCTGTAAGGCCTTCGGGGCCAATATTGTTTTAAAAAATGTTTCATTTTCCATTAAAGGTGGAGAAGTATGTGCTTTGCTGGGAGAAAATGGTGCAGGGAAATCTACTCTGATGAATATTCTGGGTGGGGTAGTGTCCATGGACTCAGGGGATATATATCTTGATGATAAAAAAACGCAATTTGATATGCCAGCAGATTCATTAGATGCAGGGATTGCTTTTGTCCATCAAGAGCTTAATTTAATTAATGATTTGCCCATCTATGAGAATATGTTTATTGGACGGGAAATAAAGAAAAAGGGTGGTGTCTTAGACCTGGAAAAAATGATTTTTGAGACCCAGGAAGTATTTGAACGGATGGATGTTGAGTTAAATCCTCGTACCATGGTACGCGACCTGGATACTTCGTACAAACAGATTGTAGAAATATGCCGTGCTATTATGATGGATGCCTCAATCATTATTATGGATGAACCAACAACTTCTCTAACTGATTCAGAAATTAAGAGGGTATTTCAGATGATGGAAACTCTAAAAAGTCATGATGTCGGCATTGTATTTATCTCTCATAAACTTGGGGAAGTAATGGAGTTTTGTGACCGCTATACAGTATTGCGAAATGGTGTCCTGGCAGCAGAAGGACCAGTTGACGATGTTACAACAGATGATTTAGCACGATTTATGGTAGGACATGATGTGCGTACTATATCCTTACAGTGCTCCAGGGAATTAGGGAGAGAAGTATTGCGGGTAGAAGGTTTATCTGATGACAATAATTTCAGTAATATTAGTTTTTCAGTTCGGGCTGGAGAAATACTGGGTGTGACAGGACTACTTGGAGATGGACGAAGTGAGCTTTTTAAGGCTATTTTTGGAAATGGGGATATTTGTTCAGGTAAAATATATTTAGCAGAGAAGTTGACTCAGGTAAATAATACTACTCAGGCTGTAGAAAAAGGAATTGGCTACCTTCCCCGTAATAGAAAAGAAAATGGAATTATCAAGGATATGAACATTTTTGAAAATGGTTCGATTGTTACCTGGCCGAAATTTTCCAAATGGGGAATAATTAACAAAAAAACTCAAGAGGAAGAGTTTGAAAAACAAGTTAAAGATTTAAAAATAAAAATGAGTCTTAAAACTGATTTAATTAATAGTCTTTCGGGAGGAAATCAACAAAAGGTGGTACTGGCTAAATGGTTGATTGCCAATCCTAATTTGTTAATACTAGATAATCCTACCCAGGGGGTAGATGTAGGGGCTAAGGAAGAGATTTATGACATTATCCTTAGATTGGCCAAAGAAAATATTGCTATAGTGGTTTTATCTAGTGAAGCAAAGGAGATCATTCGTATTTGTGACAGGGCATTAGTTATGTACCATGGTGTACTTCAAGGTGAGGTAAGTGGAGAAACAATGAACAAACATGATATTATGCGACTGGCTACTGGTGGGACAATTGCCTTAAATCAGAGGGAGGGAACATAA
- a CDS encoding ABC transporter substrate-binding protein, whose protein sequence is MKKVFGFVLVVTLLATLLFAGISGAASGAKYKVGILAPAVTHGWVAAVAYHAEARCKELSDQVEYNIQTSSNASEMTSQLDDLITWGAEAIVAFPQWVGMEVPIQRAVDAGTKLVNFDIAIDVDGVYRVAGDNEDMGTQGAKYIVDKIGTEGTVVILDVPSSGSVAELRKKGFIETIEKIAPNMNLVTYATKFTRQDGLTDFSDILVRHSKINAVYSMDDETSIGVLQAIREAGRTEIKVVTGGGGMQEYFEMMPENEDIWIQSALYSPAMVKDAVDVAVELLNGEKVAKETIIPTTIVDRENYTEFLDANSPY, encoded by the coding sequence ATGAAAAAAGTTTTTGGTTTTGTGCTTGTGGTCACATTATTAGCTACTCTTTTGTTTGCTGGTATTTCCGGGGCTGCTTCGGGGGCAAAGTATAAGGTGGGAATTTTAGCCCCTGCTGTTACCCATGGTTGGGTTGCTGCAGTTGCTTATCATGCTGAAGCACGGTGTAAAGAATTATCTGATCAAGTTGAGTACAACATTCAGACCAGTAGTAATGCCTCTGAAATGACTTCTCAATTAGACGACCTGATAACCTGGGGAGCTGAAGCGATTGTTGCTTTTCCGCAGTGGGTGGGTATGGAAGTACCTATACAAAGAGCAGTAGATGCTGGGACTAAGCTTGTTAACTTTGATATAGCCATTGATGTAGATGGTGTATATCGAGTAGCTGGTGACAACGAAGATATGGGTACTCAAGGGGCAAAGTATATCGTAGATAAGATTGGAACTGAAGGTACTGTTGTTATTCTAGATGTTCCCAGCTCTGGTTCTGTTGCAGAGTTGCGGAAAAAGGGATTTATTGAAACAATAGAAAAAATTGCTCCTAATATGAACCTTGTTACTTATGCAACAAAGTTTACCCGTCAGGATGGGCTAACTGATTTTTCTGATATTCTTGTCAGGCATTCTAAAATTAATGCTGTATATTCAATGGATGATGAGACTTCTATAGGGGTTCTACAGGCTATCAGGGAAGCAGGTAGAACAGAGATTAAAGTTGTTACTGGTGGGGGTGGAATGCAGGAGTATTTTGAAATGATGCCAGAAAACGAAGATATCTGGATTCAATCTGCTTTATACAGTCCTGCTATGGTTAAAGATGCAGTTGATGTTGCTGTAGAATTATTAAATGGTGAGAAAGTAGCCAAAGAAACCATTATCCCGACAACTATTGTTGATCGGGAGAATTATACTGAATTTTTAGATGCCAATTCACCTTATTAA
- a CDS encoding LacI family DNA-binding transcriptional regulator gives MTTIADVAKEANVSVATVSRVLNNQDLVRPETAERVYDAIEKLSYKPNILARNFRKNESRVILILAPNITNPYYSHILTGIGDVANEIEYSALIFNTGDDPKSEKKGMEMLKKKRADGAILLASSLGCDWLLEYAQEYPVVQCSEYDDKVDISHVAIDNYKAAQDVMEYLIDLGHKRIATISSQNNYISTSLRLKGYKDTLHKHGIKNPNDYIVFSTGDYSFKSGKRAAAQLLQLKSRPTAIFCISDRVALGAISQAKEMGVRVPEDLTIIGFDDVEDTMMFHPYITTVAQPCYEIGRRAAYMLYGQMTKQKITQKELLLKHELIIRESSAPIGKRD, from the coding sequence ATGACAACTATAGCTGATGTTGCAAAGGAGGCCAATGTTTCTGTTGCTACGGTTTCACGGGTGCTAAATAATCAGGATTTGGTGCGACCAGAAACGGCAGAAAGGGTTTATGATGCTATTGAAAAGCTTTCTTATAAACCGAATATATTAGCACGGAATTTCCGCAAAAATGAAAGCCGGGTTATTCTTATTCTTGCCCCTAATATTACAAATCCTTATTATTCTCATATATTAACAGGGATAGGTGATGTAGCAAATGAAATTGAGTACAGTGCTTTGATTTTTAATACTGGTGATGACCCGAAAAGTGAAAAAAAAGGTATGGAGATGTTAAAAAAGAAAAGGGCAGATGGTGCTATCCTTTTAGCAAGTAGTCTTGGCTGTGATTGGCTTCTGGAGTATGCACAGGAATATCCTGTGGTTCAATGTTCAGAATATGATGATAAGGTAGATATTTCTCATGTTGCTATTGATAATTATAAGGCTGCTCAAGATGTAATGGAGTATTTAATTGATCTAGGTCATAAGCGAATTGCAACTATAAGTAGTCAGAATAATTATATTTCTACCTCGTTAAGATTAAAAGGTTATAAAGATACATTACATAAACATGGTATTAAAAACCCGAACGATTATATTGTTTTTTCTACTGGAGATTATTCATTTAAGAGTGGGAAAAGGGCTGCAGCTCAACTGCTTCAGCTTAAAAGTAGGCCTACAGCGATTTTTTGTATCTCTGATAGGGTTGCACTTGGTGCTATTAGTCAGGCAAAAGAAATGGGGGTTAGGGTACCTGAAGATTTGACAATAATAGGTTTTGATGATGTTGAAGATACTATGATGTTTCATCCTTATATTACAACAGTTGCCCAACCCTGTTATGAGATTGGTAGAAGGGCAGCCTATATGTTATATGGACAAATGACTAAGCAGAAAATTACACAAAAAGAATTGCTGTTAAAGCATGAGTTAATTATACGGGAGTCTTCTGCACCAATAGGCAAAAGGGATTAA
- a CDS encoding Gfo/Idh/MocA family protein: protein MIRIGIVGIGGMGSVHHNNYAEIDGCKVAAVVSNSVSGRKKAEKWGLPVYKNIDSMVQVEEIDVIDICTPTFLHKQQVMKSLFLGKHVIVEKPIALHKEDAEDMFNLAEEKGLLLFVGQVLQFTKAAEILHQIIENGEFGKPLDGYFERITGSPGWAQGGWLFDKDKSGLLPFDLHIHDLDLIVSLFGKPDKYDFTSCGGKNRKVKEQYRFNYKYGKLNIVAEAAWYNADYPFTTRWRIYFENALVVFDGKNLILYQSEREPYYFDIEDEIKIPTGINLPPTGMFYHELSHFLNCIKQGIPSDKVSERQVITVVEILEEILNHNQE from the coding sequence ATGATAAGAATTGGTATTGTTGGTATTGGCGGGATGGGCAGCGTACATCATAATAATTATGCGGAAATCGATGGATGTAAAGTTGCAGCTGTGGTTAGTAATTCTGTATCTGGCAGGAAAAAAGCAGAAAAATGGGGTCTTCCTGTTTATAAAAATATTGATAGTATGGTACAGGTGGAAGAGATCGATGTTATTGATATTTGTACACCTACCTTTTTACATAAACAACAGGTTATGAAAAGCCTTTTTCTTGGGAAACATGTTATTGTAGAAAAACCTATAGCACTTCACAAAGAAGATGCTGAAGATATGTTTAATTTAGCGGAGGAGAAGGGATTATTATTATTTGTGGGTCAGGTTTTACAGTTTACTAAAGCAGCAGAAATTTTGCATCAGATTATAGAAAATGGGGAGTTTGGGAAACCACTTGATGGGTATTTTGAACGCATTACAGGATCTCCAGGCTGGGCACAAGGTGGGTGGTTGTTTGATAAGGATAAGAGTGGACTTTTACCATTTGACTTACATATTCATGACCTTGATCTAATAGTTAGTTTGTTTGGGAAGCCAGACAAGTATGATTTTACCAGCTGTGGAGGAAAAAATAGGAAAGTTAAAGAACAATACCGTTTTAACTATAAATATGGAAAATTAAATATAGTTGCTGAAGCGGCATGGTATAATGCTGATTATCCATTTACTACACGCTGGAGGATTTACTTTGAGAATGCATTAGTAGTCTTCGACGGAAAAAATTTGATTTTATATCAGTCTGAAAGGGAACCTTATTATTTTGATATAGAGGATGAGATAAAAATTCCTACGGGAATAAATCTCCCACCAACAGGAATGTTTTATCATGAACTATCTCATTTTTTGAATTGTATAAAACAAGGAATTCCATCTGATAAAGTAAGCGAAAGACAAGTTATAACAGTGGTTGAGATACTTGAAGAAATATTAAATCATAATCAAGAATAA
- a CDS encoding sugar phosphate isomerase/epimerase family protein, which produces MDILQRIIAVNSNTYHGYSLCQAMDGISKAGFKYIELTATKGWTEHVFPTMSLKQLYKIKDELKENDLIPISMSGHCNLMDKGRITDFIANIRLAGFFGCEHVISSIGEAHLKDKAEISNFEVAGHIQELIPYLEEYNLILGLENHGKHGTGKCLKDIIDIVNSPRVVINYDTANAIFYGAVNLEEDVEACINEIGHIHLKDKAGRQDEWNFPALGKGRIDFKMILSKLKQAENNCPLSIEIEFTKNGAKNIEEINQAVKDSYQYLQSIGLEI; this is translated from the coding sequence ATGGATATATTGCAGAGGATAATAGCCGTTAACTCTAATACTTATCATGGCTATTCGTTATGTCAAGCAATGGATGGAATAAGTAAGGCTGGTTTTAAGTATATTGAACTTACAGCGACAAAGGGTTGGACAGAACATGTTTTTCCTACAATGAGTTTAAAGCAATTATATAAGATTAAAGATGAATTAAAGGAGAATGATTTAATCCCCATTTCCATGAGTGGTCACTGTAATCTAATGGATAAAGGGCGAATCACTGATTTTATAGCTAACATTCGTCTTGCAGGATTCTTTGGATGTGAGCATGTTATTTCCTCTATTGGAGAAGCCCATTTGAAAGATAAGGCAGAAATATCTAATTTTGAGGTAGCAGGGCATATCCAAGAATTGATACCGTATTTAGAGGAATATAATTTAATTTTAGGATTAGAGAACCATGGAAAACATGGAACAGGTAAGTGTTTGAAAGATATTATAGATATTGTCAACTCACCACGTGTAGTCATTAATTATGATACAGCTAATGCCATTTTTTATGGTGCAGTAAACTTAGAAGAAGATGTTGAAGCCTGTATTAATGAAATTGGACATATACATCTCAAAGATAAAGCGGGGAGACAAGATGAATGGAATTTTCCTGCACTTGGAAAAGGAAGAATAGATTTCAAGATGATACTAAGCAAATTGAAACAGGCAGAAAATAATTGTCCTTTAAGTATTGAAATAGAATTTACTAAAAATGGGGCAAAAAATATTGAGGAAATTAATCAAGCTGTAAAAGATTCTTATCAATATTTACAATCAATAGGACTTGAAATTTAA